The genomic segment GCGGCAACCATGTCGCGCTGTTTCAGGCCCCAGGATGTGGCGGCTTCCATGACGATGGTCTGATCCTCGGGAGAGATCTTGTCCCAGACAGATTTCGACATGGTCAGCGTGGCAGCGCCCCAGATGTGTTCAGACAGCGAGACGTATTTCTGCACTTCGAAGAAGGACGCGGAATAGATGATTGCCAGCGGGTTTTCCTGCGCATCAAACAGCCCCTGTTGCAGCGCGGAGTATAGCTCACCGAACGACAGGGGTGCCGGTTCTGCGCCCAGACCATCGAATGTTGCCAAGCGCACTTTGTCGGGCGTGACACGGATTTTCAGACCGGCGAGGTCTTCGGGCTTTTCAACGGGGCGGACGTTATTGGTGATGTTGCGGAAACCGTTTTCCCACCAGCCCAGAACCTTGATCCCCTTGCCATCAAGCATATCGGCCAGCGCAACGCCCAGATCGCCGTCAAGCGCGGCAAAGGCCTGATCGCGCGCGCCCCAAGCATAGGGCATCTCGATGATGCCCATGCGCGGCTCAATCCCCTGGAACGACCCAGAACCGATCAGCCCGGCCTGCACCGACCCGAATTGCAGCCCCTCGATCACTTCCTTTTCGCTGCCAAGCTGCCCGGAGGGGAAGACCTTGATCGAAACGCGACCTTCTGTGCGGTTGTTGACCTCTTCGGCGAAACCAGTGGCGGCAACGTGCCAGCTGTGGCTTTCCGGCAGAACGTGGCCAAGACGGATCGACACGTCATCTGCCAGAGCGGCAAGCGGCGCAAAGGCCATAAGGCTGGCCGCCAGCAGGCCGCCTTTGATCAATGTGGTGGGGGATTTCATTTTGGTCTCTCCTGTTGAGCATTATTTTGAACAGAAGAAATACGGATCGCCGTTTTTACGCAAATAGGCTGGACCTATAATTGAAAAAGCTTTCTTGAATGCTCAACGGTCTGACCACAGGACTGCACTTTCGCGCGGCGTGAAGGCTTGCCCACATCATGCGCGCCCGCTCATGGGTCGCCCTGCTGAGTGACACGTTAGTGGAAATCCCTGCTTGGAAACAAGCGCTTGGCCTGATCGCGGGGGTGCATGGCACGGGGTTGGGTGCGGGATCTTGGTGCATCGTCGGCTTGGGGTTGCGTGATGCCTACCGCATCATCCATCGGATGGCCGAGACGGCTGAGATAGTGCGACACGTCTTCGATGGTATGCGCAATCACATGCACCACGATACCTTCGCGTTGTACATGGCCGGTGATACGCAGCAAGCGCCCCGTCATCACCGCGCGGCGGAATTGTGCATAGACCTTTTTCCAGACCACCACATTTGACACACCTGTTTCATCCTCAAGCGTCAGGAAAACGACACCCGATGCCGTACCGGGCCGTTGCCGCGTGATCACCAGACCGCAGACAGAAATGGGCCTTTGTGCCATAGGCCCCAAAGGCACCTCGGGCAGCGCGTCATGAGGTGTCAGCCCCGTCATGGCCGGGCGCAACAGCTCCATCGGGTGGGCTTTCAGCGACAGGCGCATGGCCACGTAATCCTCGACCACTTCCTGCCCTAAATGCATGGCGGGCAAGGTGACGGGCTGTTCCGCAATGCCCTCGCCCTCGATCGTATCATTGAACAACGGCAAGGGCGCATTGCCTTTGATCGCTTTTACCGCCCACAAGGCGTCGCGTCGTCCCAAGCCAAGCCCTGCATAGGCGTCGGCTTCGGCCAAACGTTCCAGAACCGAGGGCGAAAGCCCTGCCCTTAACCACAAAGCTTCGGGATCGGGGTAGCCATTGCCACGCGCGGCAACGATCCACCCTGCATCCTCTTCACGAAAGCCTTTGATCTGGCGAAATCCCAATCGCAAAGCCAGCGCCCCATCGCTGCGCTTTTCAAGCGTGTTGTCCCATTCGCTTGTGTTGACGCAGACGGGGCGCACTTCGATGTGATGCTCGCGGGCATCGCGCACGATCTGGGCGGGCGCATAAAACCCCATAGGCTGCGCATTCAGCAACCCGCAGGCAAAGGCTGCCGGATGGTGGCATTTCAGCCAGGCCGATACATAGGCAAGCATTGCAAAAGCAGCGGCATGGCTTTCAGGGAAACCGTATTCGCCAAAGCCCTCGATCTGGGAAAAGCAATTCTCGGCGAAAGCTTTTTCATAGCCCCGCGCCAACATGCCATTGATGAATTTATCGCGAAGTTGGCCAATCGTACCCATCCGCCTGAAGGTCGCCATAGACCGGCGCAGCTGGTCTGCCTCGCTTGGCAGGAACCCGGCTGCGACCACAGCGATCTGCATGGCTTGTTCCTGGAACAATGGCACGCCAAGCGTTTTGCCCAGCACGTCTTCCAGCTCTTTCGAGGGGAAAACCACGGCTTCGTTCCCCTGCCTGCGATTGATATAGGGGTGTACCATGCCGCCCTGGATGGGGCCGGGGCGCACAATCGCCACCTCGATCACCAAATCATATAATTCACGGGGCTTCATCCGCGGCAGAAAGTTCATCTGCGCGCGGCTTTCCACCTGAAACACACCAATGGCGTCCGCAACGCACAGCATGTCATAGGTTTGCGCATCATCTTGGGGTATGCTGGCGATGCTGTATTCTTTGCCCCCATGTTGCGCGATCAGATCAAAGCTTTTGCGGATACAGGTGAGCATCCCAAGCGACAGGATATCGACCTTCAGAATATTCAGAGCGTCGATATCATCCTTGTCCCATTCGATGATCGTGCGGTCATCCATCGCGGCGTTTTCGATAGGGCAAAGCTCATCCAATCGCCCCTTGGTGATGACAAACCCGCCGACATGCTGGCTCAGATGTCGCGGAAACCCGATGATTTCACCAATCAGCTTGATGGTCAGCGCCAGACGCGGTTCCGATAGATCAAGCCCCAGTTGTTTAACGCGCTCGGGGTCCGGCCCGCCATTGCTGGTGCCCCAGATTTGCCCGGAGAGATTGGCCGTGACATCCTTGGACAAGCCCATAACCTTACCCACCTCGGAGATCGCCGCGCGCGAGCGGAAATGGATCACCGTGGCGCAAAGCCCGGCGCGGTGCCGGCCGTATTTGGCGTAGATATGCTGGATGACCTCTTCGCGGCGTTCATGTTCGAAATCGACGTCGATATCCGGCGGCTCTCCGCGATGTTCTGACACAAAGCGTTCCACCACCATGGTAATCGTCTCGGGGCTGACGTCGGTGATGCCCAACAGATAGCACAAGATCGAATTGGCCGCGGACCCCCGCCCTTGACACAAGATCCCCTTGGAGCGCGCGAATTGAACGATGTCATGCACCGTGAGGAAATAGGCCGGAAAATCGAGCGTCTTGACCAACGCCAGTTCTTTTTCCATTTGCGCAATGGCCCGCGCGGGTGCCCCCTTGGGATAGCGGACCTTCAGCCCCTCGGACGCCAACCGCGCCAAACGGTCTTGGGGCGTTTCATTGTCTGCGATCTCGTCCGGGTAATCATAGCTGAGTTCGGACAGGCAAAAGCTGGATCTGGCCGCGATCTGTGTCGTGCGGCGCAAGGCCGCCGGGTGACGGGCGAACAGGCGTTTCATGTCAGCTTCGGGCTTGAGGCGTTTTTCAGCGTTGGGTAAGGCACGCGTGCCGATTTGATCGATCGTAATATTGTGGCGCAGGCAGGTCAGAACATCAGCCAACTGCCGTCGCGCACCGTGGTGCATCAACACATCCCCCACGGCCACCATCGGCGCTGCGGTGCGATGCGCGAGGGTGGCGCAGGCATCAAAATAGCGTTGATCACTGCCATCATAGCGCGGCGCGACACCGACAAAGACATCCGCAGGAAAGTGTTTTTTCAGCGTCGCAATATCGGGCTGGCTGGCTTTTAGGGACGCTTGCGGCACGGCAATCAAGCTCATGCCCGCACAGCCTTGAACCAGATCGGGCAGGTCCAGATAGCAGGCCCCTTTGGGGGCACGTCGTTTGCCAAGGGTCAATAACCGCGTCAACCGCGCATAGGCTTCACGGTCGTGGGGCAATGCGACCCAATGGGTATCGCTATCGCGCAAGATCAGCCGCGCCCCGATGACAAGCCTTGGCAAGGGTGCATCAGCCCCCAACTCGCGGCGAAGCTCTTTCAGAGCGGAATAGGCCCGAACGACCCCGGCCAGCGAATTATGGTCTGTGATGGCCAAGGCGTTCAGCCCCAACTGGGCCGCCCGAGAGACCAATTCCTCTGGGTGGGATGCCCCCCGCAGGAACGTAAAGTTAGACGTGCAACACAGTTCCGCATAGCCGGGATCCAGAGACGGGTTTCGCGCCTTCATGGAAATTCACCCTGCACAAACCAGTTCGGGTTTTGCGGCGTATAAAACAACCACAAGCGCCGGCCCTGCGTTGTGTCCACTTTCCAATAATCCCGCACACCTGACCGCCAGTTGTCATCTGGCAACCACCATTCAGGGGCGATACGTTCAGGCCCTGTCGCCCGCCCCGTGGTCAGCGACATCCGGCGCCAGCGAAACTGTGCAGGGGGCCGTGTCCCGCTGGCTGCGATAGGTTCCGGCGGGAACAGGCACAAAGGGCGCGGCCGCAGCGTGGACCATGATCCCGTGGCGGTACTGTAGGCCGCTGGTACGATTTGAAAGCTCCGCTCGGGGATATGGCTGTCTGCCGGTAGAAAACGTTGAATGTTTTCAAGCCCGATCCGGTTCCCAAGACGGGTGATCAGATCCTCCAGCCCGTCAGGGCGCGCAGCCGTGGCGGCGGTGATTTGCGCGTCGGCAAGGTTTTCAACCTGCGTCGCTTCAAGCCGTAACTGGTCGATGCCAAAACCCGCATCCGCAGTCCGGATCCCCCGGTCAAATAAGGGCAAAATACGCATTGCATCGCGCATGGGTGCCGCAAGACGCAGTTCGATTTGCTGCGCGCCCTGATCCACCCGCCGCATCGTTAACTGCAATCGCCGTGCCCCCATGGCCTGACGTTTCAACTTGTCGCAAAGCTGATCCAGCAACCTTTTCGTGCCCGCCATCACATCAGCGCTAAGCCCGATCGGCTCGGGCAATGTCATGCGCACAGCATAGTGCGGTACCTCGCCAATCGGTGTGATCGTCTCGTCCTGGGTGCCCATTGCCTGATCCAGTCGCAACATGACATTCGGCCCGAAACGACGCGCGATTGTCATGCGGGGCAAGGCCAATAGGTCCGAGATTTTTCGCAGGCCAAGCCGCTGCAACGCCGTGTCAGTTTTCTCGTCAAGACGCAGCGCAGCAACGGGCAATGCAGTGATATCCGCATCGGGCTTGCGGGCATAATGCGTGCGCGCCCAAGCTGCCCCGCGGGTATCGGCCGCCGCGATACGCCCGTTCAGCCCCGCACGCGCAAGACGGTGACGCATATCATCCAGCATTTCCGCCTCACCGCCAAACAGATGCACTGACCCGGTGATGTTCAGGACCAAACCATCCCTCCCATCCACCCCCACCCAAGGGCAGTATCGTTTGCTCCACCGGGCAAGTGATTGCAAAAACCGCGCGTCCTCTTGGGGGTTGGCTGCTGCGCTGTAAAGCTCGGGGCAATAGGCACGGGCATCTGACAACCCCATGCCACGATGCAACCCCTGCGCCTCTGCCGCTTGGTTCAAACAGTAGATGCGGTCGGTATTTTTCGCGTGTTGCACCAGCGCGAAAGGGCGATCGCTATTGGCGGCCTCACGCGTCCGCGCGCGCAGCACCCTATCGCTGGGCAGTCGGGGAAACCACACTGATGCGACGCGTTTGCGCATTCCACTTCACAGTCCAAGCCGCCAATGTTCCTGATTTGTTCTTTATAAGTTTCCAATTTTGCAGAGTCGAGTCCTCGGCTGTGTTGCCTTCATCAAAAACAGGGGTGCAGTGCCATCTGGTCTGCGCAGCATTGTTCCCCATTCCTTCGGGCAAAATGCAAAGCCCTGTGGCGTTCCCTTCTTGCGCAGCCAGTTGCAAACGCCGCCCTTCCGTCAACCCAATGGGCTGTGTGAGCTCTGCGATCACCACTGCCACATGCCCCGACCGCAACGCCTCCTCGGTCGAGGCGAGCACATCAATATGACGCGGTGCCTGCGCGATCAGCAGTTGCGATGGATCAAGATATGCCGCGCCCCCCACCGGATTGATCTGCGTGCCGTGCCATGCCTCACGCACCCAAAGCGCGGCCCCGCCATTCGCGCCACAGACCTGACCGGCCAATGCATATGCAAAAGCATAGGCAGACGCCCCGCAAACCTCATGGGTGCGGGTATTCTTGAGCGGAAAGTGAGATTCGAACTGGGCCATGGCTCAGATCATACAAGACGGAACAAAAGATGCACATTGAAGACATCTTGACCCGCCACTGAACTTTCATCCAGCCGTGACCAGCGCCCGCTTGGGCGATACGCCACATGCGGCGTTTTTTATATCGTATTTTTGTATTTGGTTGCGGGAGTAGGATTTGAACCTACGACCTTCAGGTTATGAGCCTGACGAGCTACCGGGCTGCTCCATCCCGCGCCGGGTGCCAATGTTTTTGTATTGGCTTATTAATTGTCATCGTTGAGAGATACGTAGAGGTTTTGCTAGGTTTGGCGGTGACCTACTCTCCCACGTCTTAAGACGCAGTACCATTGGCGCAGTAGCACTTAACTGCCGAGTTCGGGATGGGATCGGGTGTTTTGCTTACGCTATGACCACCAAACCGAGTAAAACCTCTATGTTGTTCCTTTTGCCATTGGCAAAAGAGCAACAAGCGGGAGAGAGCGTATCCGAAGGATGCGCGTTCCCGCCCCCCACCTTTTTGGGTGAGGATTTGTCCAAGTCAGTACAACTGATTGTATGTGTATGCTTTTGTCCTAGTAAGAAGTCTTTCTTCTACTGGATCAAATCAAGCCTATCGAGCAATTAGTACCAGTCAACTGAACGTATTACTACGCTTACATCTCTGGCCTATCGACGAGATGGTCTATCTCGGCTCTCAGGGATACCTTGTTTTGAGGGGGGCTTCCCGCTTAGATGCCTTCAGCGGTTATCCTGTCCGATCATAGCTACCCAGCACTGCTATTGGCATAACAACTGGTCCACCAGTGGATCGTTCACCCCGGTCCTCTCGTACTAGGGGCAACTCCTCTCAAGTATCCTACACCCACGGAAGATAGGGACCGAACTGTCTCACGACGTTCTAAACCCAGCTCACGTACCTCTTTAAACGGCGAACAGCCGTACCCTTGGGACCTGCTCCAGCCCCAGGATGAGATGAGCCGACATCGAGGTGCCAAACACTGCCGTCGATAT from the Sulfitobacter pontiacus genome contains:
- a CDS encoding error-prone DNA polymerase, which translates into the protein MKARNPSLDPGYAELCCTSNFTFLRGASHPEELVSRAAQLGLNALAITDHNSLAGVVRAYSALKELRRELGADAPLPRLVIGARLILRDSDTHWVALPHDREAYARLTRLLTLGKRRAPKGACYLDLPDLVQGCAGMSLIAVPQASLKASQPDIATLKKHFPADVFVGVAPRYDGSDQRYFDACATLAHRTAAPMVAVGDVLMHHGARRQLADVLTCLRHNITIDQIGTRALPNAEKRLKPEADMKRLFARHPAALRRTTQIAARSSFCLSELSYDYPDEIADNETPQDRLARLASEGLKVRYPKGAPARAIAQMEKELALVKTLDFPAYFLTVHDIVQFARSKGILCQGRGSAANSILCYLLGITDVSPETITMVVERFVSEHRGEPPDIDVDFEHERREEVIQHIYAKYGRHRAGLCATVIHFRSRAAISEVGKVMGLSKDVTANLSGQIWGTSNGGPDPERVKQLGLDLSEPRLALTIKLIGEIIGFPRHLSQHVGGFVITKGRLDELCPIENAAMDDRTIIEWDKDDIDALNILKVDILSLGMLTCIRKSFDLIAQHGGKEYSIASIPQDDAQTYDMLCVADAIGVFQVESRAQMNFLPRMKPRELYDLVIEVAIVRPGPIQGGMVHPYINRRQGNEAVVFPSKELEDVLGKTLGVPLFQEQAMQIAVVAAGFLPSEADQLRRSMATFRRMGTIGQLRDKFINGMLARGYEKAFAENCFSQIEGFGEYGFPESHAAAFAMLAYVSAWLKCHHPAAFACGLLNAQPMGFYAPAQIVRDAREHHIEVRPVCVNTSEWDNTLEKRSDGALALRLGFRQIKGFREEDAGWIVAARGNGYPDPEALWLRAGLSPSVLERLAEADAYAGLGLGRRDALWAVKAIKGNAPLPLFNDTIEGEGIAEQPVTLPAMHLGQEVVEDYVAMRLSLKAHPMELLRPAMTGLTPHDALPEVPLGPMAQRPISVCGLVITRQRPGTASGVVFLTLEDETGVSNVVVWKKVYAQFRRAVMTGRLLRITGHVQREGIVVHVIAHTIEDVSHYLSRLGHPMDDAVGITQPQADDAPRSRTQPRAMHPRDQAKRLFPSRDFH
- a CDS encoding DNA polymerase Y family protein, giving the protein MWFPRLPSDRVLRARTREAANSDRPFALVQHAKNTDRIYCLNQAAEAQGLHRGMGLSDARAYCPELYSAAANPQEDARFLQSLARWSKRYCPWVGVDGRDGLVLNITGSVHLFGGEAEMLDDMRHRLARAGLNGRIAAADTRGAAWARTHYARKPDADITALPVAALRLDEKTDTALQRLGLRKISDLLALPRMTIARRFGPNVMLRLDQAMGTQDETITPIGEVPHYAVRMTLPEPIGLSADVMAGTKRLLDQLCDKLKRQAMGARRLQLTMRRVDQGAQQIELRLAAPMRDAMRILPLFDRGIRTADAGFGIDQLRLEATQVENLADAQITAATAARPDGLEDLITRLGNRIGLENIQRFLPADSHIPERSFQIVPAAYSTATGSWSTLRPRPLCLFPPEPIAASGTRPPAQFRWRRMSLTTGRATGPERIAPEWWLPDDNWRSGVRDYWKVDTTQGRRLWLFYTPQNPNWFVQGEFP
- a CDS encoding DctP family TRAP transporter solute-binding subunit, which translates into the protein MAFAPLAALADDVSIRLGHVLPESHSWHVAATGFAEEVNNRTEGRVSIKVFPSGQLGSEKEVIEGLQFGSVQAGLIGSGSFQGIEPRMGIIEMPYAWGARDQAFAALDGDLGVALADMLDGKGIKVLGWWENGFRNITNNVRPVEKPEDLAGLKIRVTPDKVRLATFDGLGAEPAPLSFGELYSALQQGLFDAQENPLAIIYSASFFEVQKYVSLSEHIWGAATLTMSKSVWDKISPEDQTIVMEAATSWGLKQRDMVAAANDKLIAQLEAEGMQFNEVDKAAFIEAVEPIWESQKDVYGEELLTILDQYRK
- a CDS encoding ImuA family protein, with product MAQFESHFPLKNTRTHEVCGASAYAFAYALAGQVCGANGGAALWVREAWHGTQINPVGGAAYLDPSQLLIAQAPRHIDVLASTEEALRSGHVAVVIAELTQPIGLTEGRRLQLAAQEGNATGLCILPEGMGNNAAQTRWHCTPVFDEGNTAEDSTLQNWKLIKNKSGTLAAWTVKWNAQTRRISVVSPTAQR